The following proteins are co-located in the Tetrapisispora phaffii CBS 4417 chromosome 4, complete genome genome:
- the COM2 gene encoding Com2p (similar to Saccharomyces cerevisiae YER130C; ancestral locus Anc_8.144) has product MSTLTRVESNDTVYGSGNLKNLSFFNNSQSALNNDANHFTLQILPKSNFNNNSSGQSNITNDLTGNTLVTNSTSQLVASPNSDFTYNDNYINNSYNFRNEIFNNNNNEKRLSISEYITDRTNYYEYEKLELNLNEFGILSPQEDTDFDAFSIMTDLEDTSLPAPDLDKSSTKKVMNYFKLNIFNNTHTNSNNSNSTLPMDNMNTNFQHTTLNTTEESPQIFKKRYFWSRNKNIKKESGTGSEKLLNDDNITFDQDSMLNDDDSRLIIDPSQLITKSNTANPTEGQITNDFLSSPDFIISGVENSIFSDDFTENMKIEELEHIEIDTKVIVPSIFVEDFKIDKKTRIPNKTTDHSNAQSIILPKKIGILPKTRGRKPSPILDSSKQFGCDYCERRFKRQEHLKRHVRSLHMCVKPYACHICDKKFSRSDNLSQHIKTHTH; this is encoded by the coding sequence ATGTCAACGCTAACGAGAGTTGAATCAAATGACACAGTTTATGGAAGTGGTAATCTAAAGAATCTTTCATTCTTCAACAATAGTCAGTCGGCTCTGAATAATGATGCTAACCATTTCACATTGCAAATTTTACCAAAAagtaatttcaataataattcatcagGGCAGTCAAATATAACAAATGATCTAACAGGCAACACGTTGGTGACAAACTCCACCAGCCAATTAGTTGCTAGCCCCAATAGCGATTTTACATACAATGACAATTACATCAATAACAGCTATAATTTCAGAAATGAGATCTtcaataacaacaataatgaaaagaGACTGTCTATCTCAGAGTACATCACTGATCGGACGAATTACTATGAGTATGAAAAGTTagaattgaatttaaatgaatttggTATTCTAAGTCCTCAAGAGGATACTGACTTCGATGCGTTTTCAATCATGACTGATTTAGAAGATACAAGTTTACCAGCTCCTGATTTAGATAAATCTTCAACAAAGAAGGTGATGAATTACttcaaattgaatattttcaataacacGCATACGAACTCTAACAATAGTAATAGCACGTTACCTATGGATAATATGAATACTAATTTTCAACATACTACGCTAAATACAACCGAGGAATCGCCACAAATATTTAAGAAGAGATATTTTTGGAgtagaaataaaaacataaaGAAGGAATCTGGTACTGGTTCAGAAAAGTTACTGAATGACGATAACATCACTTTTGATCAAGATTCCATGCTAAATGACGATGATTCCAGATTAATTATAGATCCTTCTCAACTAATAACAAAAAGTAACACTGCAAACCCAACCGAAGGTCAAATAACGaatgattttttatcttcGCCAGATTTCATTATATCTGGTGTCGAAAACTCTATTTTTAGTGATGATTTTACagaaaatatgaaaatcGAAGAATTAGAACATATAGAAATTGACACTAAAGTAATTGTACCAAGTATTTTTGTAGAggatttcaaaattgaCAAGAAAACCAGAATTCCAAATAAAACAACCGATCATTCAAATGCACAATCGATTATTCTACCGAAGAAAATAGGTATACTACCTAAGACTAGAGGTCGTAAGCCATCGCCAATACTGGACTCATCCAAACAATTTGGCTGTGATTATTGTGAAAGGAGATTCAAAAGACAAGAACATCTGAAAAGACATGTTAGATCTTTACATATGTGTGTGAAACCTTACGCTTGTCATATATGTGACAAAAAGTTTAGTAGAAGTGATAACTTATCACAGCATATAaaaacacacacacatTAA
- the TPHA0D01060 gene encoding uncharacterized protein (similar to Saccharomyces cerevisiae PMD1 (YER132C) and MDS3 (YGL197W); ancestral locus Anc_8.157) yields the protein MLIPQPSSTVCYDLKLPNLPANFKTLDEAKKRSLTLDCRTGAAISIARSNIFVHGGLVLPLNLTEVSLVNVQQEIIMYFAKEKGVGSSFKNLIDWVSSEVFFLDLISRTWQRVPTTMKENTENNRDQLTEGSLVTNRLFHSMCYTSSHLYIFGGLAVYPESGYELIATNSLWQLDLVTKEWSLISEDPQIPRRFSHSMHVKNENDESKDTKIVIVGGLSNLDEPLQVVNIFNITKNCWELEIDPLYKDHISLNIEGKRASMVTKSNFSILVENNKADVPALICYYPQIKETLNRDSTNFTNASNTQLPKDRYSHTVGNVSPLAALPLLPDSKGIVMDIDPTQYRYVLNNIFDLRYPTGEYYGYEIILAGYYLDTDDVSFQCYSYDIRSGKWSRINLSCNHCRQSKAFHRFWKLFVWKSHHKILLMGSKVNDGYLPTIQKFDHLMTLEIPTANIQKKEVAKFSHFNKSLVSPISFNFKDEHLIPTISNTDGPLATGKQSYSSSVTSKFESYIRYIAPTEMESVSSVFQSYAMVLGKDAMELFGSPLSDFEFISDEGEAIGVPIYLLRKRWGRYFDMLLAKGYSKVCQDYEATGIQSALIKFTPSQSFSGSKLNRHPSNVSSEGFLDIKARLASMTSLEKFTEDSNYPKLRRSSSASIDSDHHIISGLNNNIIPETTEPLDFSNTLSRGSLNSRSRSSQVDIASTSTGMVFRVPFQDRSKTGTTVFSDLKVPNERRASLNSLPTLEMLKKDVRRLSHPKMTTLTQDHSVLSRGTPADIIHSRRTSVNSARNLLPIHSRKGSLASQASLMSYLSSNSDMMAPLSSSRRDSINTLDSQNSGLLNVPLPPQCLAPTELLPPVPKTNTRKSSILINDISSTSAPSSPLMSKLNIQSDNIPHLSQLRKSSSSSALGDNCSSASSNNYKDKRRGFGSWSSTASNRNVEFEPLLTPRALYLPWSTATLQAFAEFFYTGQVNLRWQLVPVVLNLLIMAKLYEVPLLSSLITEALYTVVSRKEENLHLITRSLLEATTKEARKEAGKNEEALHKILQNNPRYLELMKLKDSLDNIENGYFDMPLQSMSGKLSISTTASDESDRYRRSSSLASYKSNPNNAMYRDILKNGSGSVTSAGSGPVTTLKTPLNKKSSNLRKSEDFGDYKFATQETVDQDKLRVLSSIDMDDDSDSASSEEKLSYIDKLRKLSVAYRRKSMDGTSNINLLDNLDASSSSQSDLDDSDFELGIFSLNTIKKKLSERYADESIDPLMDGTSVSSECLNPTIGSNDPLSNRTSGNISIDPRSSKSSAANSSQAFLNKIIYNRCALKDSVPGIGSQSPPMGNSNGNISQPYMSQMPTLENIMVPNSLPPISYIIKSIYRTAILTNDVRLMIRCLDCLEISEALKKIKRKMNAAQNNANKNAIKSNSKSSIKNIKGKNSASTGQINESSKNKNTSTTSHSSTPPLSTKSTDSINISRSESPGPKPRTSKSGSKNMAPRYSSFNFLMSPSVANSQSGDSLAFDKQQLSAISPRTSVAADTSIKESIANSHSKPKRNSNGNNNTATNTSSTLNQSSTNTPSNNNITGSLFFFGKKK from the coding sequence ATGCTTATCCCACAACCCTCGTCTACTGTTTGCTATGACTTGAAACTTCCTAATCTACCAGCGAACTTCAAAACTCTGGATGAAGCTAAGAAGAGAAGTCTGACATTGGATTGTCGTACGGGTGCCGCCATTTCAATTGCAAGGTCTAATATTTTCGTTCATGGTGGTCTGGTTCTACCTTTAAATCTGACAGAAGTCAGTCTTGTCAACGTACAGCAAGAAATTATAATGTATTTTGCCAAAGAGAAAGGTGTCGGAAgctcttttaaaaatttaattgattgGGTTTCATCCGAAGTCTTCTTCTTAGACTTAATTTCAAGAACATGGCAAAGAGTGCCAACAAcaatgaaagaaaatacaGAGAACAACAGAGATCAACTTACTGAAGGATCCCTAGTGACTAACCGTCTATTCCATTCCATGTGCTACACTAGTtcacatttatatatttttggtGGGTTAGCTGTTTATCCAGAAAGCGGCTATGAATTAATTGCAACCAACTCTCTATGGCAATTGGATTTAGTGACTAAAGAATGGTCATTAATAAGCGAAGATCCACAAATTCCAAGAAGGTTCAGCCATTCTATGCATgtgaaaaatgaaaacgATGAATCAAAGGATACGAAAATTGTCATCGTAGGAGGTTTAAGCAATTTAGATGAACCATTACAAGTAGTGAATATATTCAACATAACCAAAAACTGTTGGGAACTCGAAATCGATCCATTGTATAAAGATCATATTAGTTTAAATATCGAAGGAAAACGAGCATCAATGGTAACTAAATCTAATTTCTCTATTTTAGTAGAAAATAACAAAGCTGATGTACCAGCTTTAATTTGCTATTACCCCCAAATCAAAGAGACACTTAATAGAGATTCAACAAATTTCACAAATGCATCAAACACACAACTTCCAAAGGATAGATATAGTCACACTGTAGGTAATGTTTCGCCACTTGCGGCATTGCCCCTTCTTCCGGATTCAAAAGGTATAGTGATGGATATCGATCCTACACAATATCGCTATGttctaaataatatttttgatttaagGTATCCAACAGGTGAATATTATGGTTACGAAATCATTCTCGCAGGGTATTACTTAGACACTGACGATGTTTCTTTCCAATGTTACTCATACGATATACGTTCAGGTAAATGGTCAAGAATTAACCTTTCATGTAATCACTGTCGTCAATCTAAAGCTTTCCACCGTTTTTGGAAACTATTTGTATGGAAATCACATcacaaaattttattaatggGTTCAAAGGTTAATGATGGTTATCTTCCTACCATTCAAAAATTCGATCATTTAATGACACTAGAAATTCCTACTgcaaatattcaaaaaaagGAAGTTGCTAAATTCTCTCATTTTAATAAGTCTCTCGTTTCACCAATatcattcaattttaaagatgaGCATTTAATAccaacaatttcaaatacaGATGGACCACTTGCAACCGGAAAACAAAGTTATTCATCTTCAGTAACATCAAAATTTGAGAGTTATATACGATATATTGCTCCGACAGAAATGGAATCAGTATCCTCTGTATTCCAGTCGTATGCGATGGTGTTAGGGAAAGATGCAATGGAATTATTTGGCTCCCCATTATcagattttgaatttatctCAGATGAAGGTGAAGCTATTGGAGTTCCTATTTACTTACTTAGAAAAAGATGGGGTCGTTATTTTGATATGTTATTGGCAAAAGGATATTCAAAAGTATGTCAAGATTACGAAGCTACTGGTATCCAATCTGCATTGATTAAATTTACACCCTCACAATCTTTTAGTGGTTCGAAGTTAAATAGACACCCTTCAAATGTCTCTTCAGAAGGTTTTCTTGATATTAAGGCAAGACTTGCATCCATGACATCTCTCGAAAAATTTACTGAAGATTCAAATTATCCTAAGTTAAGAAGGTCATCTAGTGCTTCCATTGATAGCGATCATCATATTATCAGTGGTTTGAATAACAACATTATTCCAGAGACAACAGAACCATTGGATTTCAGTAATACCTTGAGTAGAGGATCTTTGAATAGCAGATCAAGAAGCTCACAGGTTGATATTGCAAGTACTTCGACTGGTATGGTTTTTAGGGTTCCTTTTCAAGATAGAAGTAAGACTGGGACAACTGTATTTTCAGATCTGAAGGTTCCAAATGAGAGAAGAGCTTCATTAAATTCACTACCTACCTTAGAAATGTTGAAAAAGGACGTGCGCCGCTTATCTCATCCGAAAATGACAACATTAACGCAAGATCATTCTGTACTATCAAGAGGTACCCCTGCTGATATCATTCATTCTAGGAGAACATCAGTGAATTCAGCAAGAAACCTATTGCCAATACATTCTAGAAAGGGTTCTCTCGCATCCCAAGCCAGTTTGATGTCTTATCTAAGTTCTAATTCAGATATGATGGCTCCTTTGAGTAGTTCAAGAAGAGACAGTATCAACACATTAGATTCTCAAAATTCAGGTCTGTTAAATGTACCATTACCGCCTCAGTGTCTAGCACCAACAGAGCTTCTCCCACCTGTACCAAAAACTAATACCAGAAAAAGTAGCATATTGATTAACGACATTTCATCCACTAGTGCACCAAGCAGTCCGTTAATGTCAAAGTTAAACATTCAGTCGGATAATATTCCTCATTTGTCACAACTGCGAAAGTCCAGTTCTAGTAGTGCCCTTGGTGATAATTGCAGTTCTGCCAGCAGTAATAATTATAAGGATAAAAGAAGAGGGTTTGGAAGTTGGAGTTCCACAGCTTCAAATCGTAATGTTGAATTCGAACCATTATTGACACCACGAGCATTATATCTACCCTGGTCCACTGCTACTTTACAAGCATTCGCTGAATTCTTCTATACTGGTCAAGTCAACCTAAGATGGCAGTTAGTACCTGTAGTATTAAACTTGTTAATTATGGCTAAATTATATGAGGTTCCACTACTTTCCAGTTTGATTACAGAAGCATTATACACAGTTGTAAGtagaaaagaagaaaacttACATCTCATTACTCGATCATTATTAGAAGCAACTACAAAGGAAGCAAGAAAAGAAGCTGGCAAGAATGAAGAAGCATTGCATAAAATTTTGCAGAATAACCCAAGATATTTAGAACTAATGAAACTTAAAGATTCCTTGGATAATATAGAAAATGGTTATTTTGATATGCCACTACAATCTATGTCAGGAAAGCTTTCAATTTCAACTACAGCTAGTGATGAATCAGATAGATATAGAAGATCCTCTAGTTTGGCATCATATAAGTCAAATCCAAACAATGCTATGTATcgtgatattttaaaaaatggttCAGGATCAGTGACTTCGGCTGGGTCAGGGCCAGTCACTACACTTAAAACTCCACTTAATAAAAAGTCTAGTAACCTAAGAAAATCTGAAGATTTTGGTGATTACAAGTTTGCTACTCAAGAAACTGTCGATCAAGATAAGTTGAGAGTTTTATCAAGCATTGACATGGATGACGACAGTGACTCAGCTTCTTCTGAAGAGAAGTTATCCTACATTGATAAATTGAGAAAATTAAGTGTCGCTTACCGTAGAAAGTCTATGGATGGTACCAGTAATATCAACCttttagataatttagATGCTTCATCATCGTCACAATCAGATCTAGATGACTCTGACTTTGAACTGGgaattttttcattgaataCAATTAAGAAGAAATTAAGTGAAAGGTATGCCGATGAATCTATTGATCCCCTGATGGACGGCACTTCAGTATCAAGCGAATGCTTAAATCCAACAATTGGAAGTAACGATCCGCTGAGTAATAGAACAAGTGGAAACATCAGTATTGATCCTAGATCATCAAAAAGTTCAGCTGCTAATTCATCTCAAGCCTTTTTgaacaaaattatatacaataGATGTGCATTGAAAGATAGCGTTCCAGGTATTGGTTCACAATCGCCACCTATGGGAAATTCTAATGGAAATATTAGTCAACCATATATGTCGCAAATGCCAACAttggaaaatataatgGTTCCAAACTCTTTACCTCCAATTAGCTACATCATAAAATCGATTTATAGGACAGCCATTCTAACAAATGATGTCAGATTAATGATCCGTTGTTTGGACTGTCTTGAAATTTCTGAAgctttaaagaaaataaaaaggaaaatgaATGCGGCACAGAATAATGCAAACAAAAACGCTATTAAAAGCAATAGCAAGAGTTCTATAAAGAACATTAAAGGCAAAAATTCTGCTAGTACAGGACAAATCAATGAATCTTCGAAGAATAAGAACACTTCGACAACCAGCCACAGCAGTACACCACCCTTAAGCACCAAGAGTACAGAtagtataaatatatcgAGATCCGAATCTCCTGGTCCTAAACCGAGAACCTCAAAGAGTGGGTCAAAGAATATGGCACCAAGATATTCCAGTTTCAATTTCCTAATGAGTCCAAGTGTTGCCAACTCTCAAAGTGGAGATAGTTTAGCTTTCGACAAGCAGCAATTGAGCGCCATCTCACCAAGAACATCGGTCGCTGCGGATACATCCATTAAAGAATCGATTGCTAATTCTCATTCGAAACCAAAGAGAAATTCAAACGGTAACAATAACACAGCGACAAACACAAGTTCGACCCTGAACCAAAGTTCAACCAACACACCatcaaacaataatataactgGGTcgttatttttctttggaaagaagaaatag
- the YIP4 gene encoding Yip4p (similar to Saccharomyces cerevisiae YIP4 (YGL198W); ancestral locus Anc_8.158) encodes MSSIAAENDALVEPDIIESDIPISDKHAKNKKSSKGKSKGNYTSIGSEDAPLTNAPSISIPMEGNIDGSGPPNNQIIADATGISRGTLDESVLDTLKRDIIEINNRLKQVVYPHFPSSYALAGGVSQVNGGNSVDDLHAQSSDLWAPLTFVISYSLIVSHAQSLFSSLFITCWFILLVLALHLRLTKPHQSMSLISYISLSGYCLFPLVIQALLTQTLLPLLLRVALKGHTNLQVRINAILKLILISVCLMWATTAITLVTNAKGVVQVYPLALCLFGLAWLSISL; translated from the coding sequence ATGTCTTCTATCGCTGCTGAGAACGACGCTTTGGTCGAGCCAGATATTATCGAGTCCGATATCCCTATTTCTGACAAGCatgcaaaaaataaaaaatcttCAAAAGGCAAGAGCAAAGGTAATTACACCAGCATTGGATCAGAGGACGCTCCTCTGACCAATGCACCATCAATTAGCATTCCTATGGAAGGAAATATAGACGGAAGTGGTCCTccaaataatcaaattattGCTGATGCCACTGGTATCAGCAGGGGTACTTTGGACGAATCCGTGTTGGATACTTTAAAAAGAGATATCATTGAgattaataatagattGAAGCAAGTCGTGTATCCGCATTTTCCTTCTTCCTATGCCCTAGCAGGAGGTGTGTCTCAAGTGAACGGTGGTAATTCTGTTGATGACCTGCATGCTCAAAGTAGTGATTTGTGGGCCCCATTAACCTTTGTCATATCGTACTCGTTGATTGTCTCGCATGCACAGTCTTTGTTTTCAAGTCTGTTTATTACATGTTGGTTCATTTTGTTGGTTCTGGCATTGCATTTAAGGCTAACAAAACCGCATCAGTCAATGTCTCTGATTTCGTACATATCATTGTCGGGATATTGCTTGTTTCCGTTAGTTATTCAAGCTTTGCTAACACAGACGTTGCTGCCTTTATTGTTGCGTGTGGCATTGAAGGGTCATACAAATTTACAAGTTAGAATCAATGCTATCTTGAAGTTGATCCTGATCAGTGTATGTCTAATGTGGGCTACAACTGCAATCACATTGGTAACTAATGCAAAGGGGGTGGTACAGGTTTACCCATTGGCCTTATGTTTATTTGGACTCGCATGGTTATCGATCAGTTTATAA
- the TPHA0D01080 gene encoding emp24/gp25L/p24 family protein (similar to Saccharomyces cerevisiae EMP24 (YGL200C); ancestral locus Anc_8.160): protein MFAQSLNLLVVAILYISSFASAHNVLLPANGRRCFYENLKKDDEFTVSFQYGNRDSESNEELRGDLVIFGQNRNDILVSIRDVTYGEQTLTAPYTGKFEYCFLNERSGVATKDVSFNIWGTKFVDVNDEDDTLEGSVRKLTRLINEVKNEQEYLILRERTHRNTAESTNDRVKWWSIAQLGVVVVNTVFQIFYLKRFFEVTSIV from the coding sequence ATGTTTGCACAGTCTTTGAATTTGCTAGTAGTCGCAATTCTATATATCAGCTCATTTGCCAGCGCTCATAATGTTTTACTGCCAGCTAATGGTCGTAGATGTTTCTATgagaatttgaagaaagatGATGAATTCACAGTTTCGTTTCAATATGGTAATAGAGATTCTGAATCTAATGAAGAATTACGTGGTGATTTGGTTATTTTTGGACAAAACAGAAACGATATCTTGGTTTCTATAAGAGATGTCACCTATGGTGAACAGACCTTAACTGCTCCTTACACTGGGAAATTTGAATACTGTTTCTTGAATGAACGTTCGGGCGTAGCTACTAAAGACGTATCTTTCAACATTTGGGGTACTAAGTTTGTCGACGTTAATGATGAAGACGACACTTTGGAAGGCTCCGTTAGAAAGTTGACTAGATTAATAAACGAAGTCAAAAATGAACAAGagtatttgatattaaGAGAGAGAACTCATAGAAATACAGCAGAATCTACGAATGATAGGGTAAAATGGTGGTCAATAGCCCAATTAGGTGTCGTTGTAGTGAACACGGTGTTCCAAATATTCTACCTAAAGAGGTTCTTTGAAGTCACTTCTATTGTTTAA
- the BUD16 gene encoding putative pyridoxal kinase BUD16 (similar to Saccharomyces cerevisiae BUD16 (YEL029C); ancestral locus Anc_1.471) — protein MKRVLATQSHVVYGYVGNKAATFPLQCLGWDVDCCNSVQFSNHTGYGIDKVFGNVTSEKALDDLLRGVFINFPNSYSAFLTGYLPNKGTVRTMGKYYKKFKIENPNSLWVMDPVMGDEGQLYVNEDVIPEYKELIFNPDKLVDVITPNQYELEILYDKKINTFEELKTAFQSLHATIPIIVVTSCYSTLFNDPNHIYTVASIKGQEPVILRVPLIESYFTGVGDLFSALLLDRLYEYKKDIIKGIRDDPRNLFEEKMNEVLNVIQNVLLITKKYAPNSLKSVIGDATKMKDMELKIIQSKNVYDIQMKDRDARKDLHIHNFIFNAL, from the coding sequence atgaaaaGGGTTTTAGCTACACAATCACATGTTGTGTATGGCTACGTTGGTAACAAAGCTGCTACTTTTCCTCTACAATGTTTGGGTTGGGATGTAGATTGTTGCAATAGTGTTCAGTTTTCTAATCATACTGGATACGGCATAGATAAAGTATTTGGGAATGTCACATCAGAGAAAGCTTTGGATGATCTATTGAGGGgtgtatttattaattttccCAATAGCTATTCTGCTTTCCTAACTGGTTACCTACCAAATAAAGGAACGGTGAGAACTATGGGTAAATATTACAAGAAATTTAAGATAGAGAATCCGAATTCTTTATGGGTAATGGATCCAGTTATGGGTGATGAAGGTCAATTATATGTGAATGAAGATGTAATCCCAGAGTACAAAGAATTGATATTTAATCCAGATAAACTTGTTGATGTAATAACGCCGAACCAATatgaattagaaatattatatgataaaaaaataaatactttTGAGGAATTAAAAACAGCGTTTCAATCCTTGCATGCTACGATTCCGATTATTGTTGTCACATCATGCTATTCCACTTTATTCAATGATCCAAATCATATTTACACAGTTGCATCAATTAAAGGACAGGAACCGGTGATTCTACGTGTCCCATTGATAGAATCTTATTTCACCGGTGTTGGTGATTTATTTTCTGCATTATTACTAGATAGATTATATGAATACAAGAAAGATATCATAAAAGGTATTCGCGATGATCCACGTAACTTATTCGAAGAGAAAATGAACGAAGTTCTAAACGTAATTCAAAATGTTCTACTGATAACCAAAAAATATGCAccaaattctttaaaatcaGTAATTGGTGATGCAACTAAAATGAAAGATATGGAATTGAAGATTATTCAATCTAAAAATGTCTATGATATACAAATGAAGGACAGAGATGCCAGAAAAGATCTTCATATTCACAATTTCATATTCAATGCTTTGTAA
- the TAH11 gene encoding Tah11p (similar to Saccharomyces cerevisiae TAH11 (YJR046W); ancestral locus Anc_1.475) has product MNSKERRLPIIDLNKISDEQELLPIIRSILLRNDTFLIKNFANRNIIDGLLDDLSQTLPDLNQGFDSNFTGTIKLPDYSDDIHVEQYIFNTDTTIQFNRECENIALRKLYNRLFRLSLFLSSVCLKSIGPEFEKLISEEAYSTKLTRYYLDSEYNRKVNENEDNRLDINDILPYDILVESMFSQTYELFNSSGIISIFPVASEIMYKPQTVSVSDNTNWANVSDTDSILVHSGELLSILSGNLYTTSPLKINYGFNKLVHLTFYPPLSTPINYNGKETTVNDILFENQIKEFPIVADKFYKSKVMLNALVEKLNFYKRLFTTAEAVLSLYLLSKSTGASPELHSILPQMTNMMAAKITEESFLRMLSIWPEAYTLSNNSNQELTVDIPKLNPLATLTSKSRKLDFVHHAEKWLQKHKTSEPIPSDVPILKYNKRRLSDSNTKKQKTPDLRNGKTVENLKTSNLSSNDNNKRQYLHNTREELEFKEREVSSQSDLLKKIRAKSKRSEALLEQRQRQYEQFLAVKMRHILKIISSLPWDKPYTITSLTSLIVDSLQDSNNPIGLTETEDILLRFQKLIPDMMGIYSVAGGLKVFKWSYLDKELVEKRLEDFKKIKTILVWNK; this is encoded by the coding sequence ATGAATTCTAAAGAGAGGAGGTTACCCATTATTGAtctcaataaaatatctgaTGAACAAGAACTTCTTCCTATTATTAGATCAATTCTGTTGAGAAACGAtacttttttaattaagAATTTTGCTAatagaaatataattgatgGTTTATTGGATGACTTAAGTCAAACTCTTCCTGATTTAAATCAAGGTTTTGATTCTAATTTTACAGGGACCATAAAGTTACCTGACTACAGTGATGACATACATGTGGAACaatacatttttaatacAGATACTACAATACAATTTAATAGAGAATGTGAAAATATTGCtttaagaaaattatataatagGCTTTTTAGACTTTCATTGTTTTTGAGTTCAGTGTGCTTGAAAAGTATTGGTCCTGAATTTGAGAAGCTAATATCTGAGGAGGCATACAGTACAAAATTAACCAGATATTATTTGGACAGTGAATACAATAGGAAagtaaatgaaaatgaagataatagattagatattaatgatattcTGCCTTATGATATATTAGTGGAATCGATGTTTTCACAAACATATGAACTATTCAACTCATCAGGAATAATAAGCATTTTCCCAGTTGCATCAGAAATTATGTATAAACCCCAGACAGTTAGTGTATCAGATAATACAAATTGGGCTAATGTAAGTGATACTGATTCGATATTAGTACACTCAGGAGAACTGTTATCAATTCTATCTGGCAATTTGTATACAACATCGcctttaaaaattaattacggctttaataaattagttCATTTGACATTTTATCCTCCTTTAAGTACaccaataaattataatggAAAGGAAACAACtgttaatgatattttgtttgaaaaccaaataaaagaatttcCCATAGTTGctgataaattttataaaagtaAAGTAATGCTTAATGCATTAGTTGAAAAACTTAACTTTTATAAAAGGCTATTCACAACTGCAGAGGCAGtgttatcattatatttactttcTAAAAGTACAGGTGCCTCTCCTGAACTTCATTCGATATTACCTCAAATGACCAACATGATGGCTGCTAAAATTACTGAAGAATCTTTTTTAAGGATGTTGAGTATTTGGCCAGAAGCCTATACTCTATCAAATAATAGTAATCAGGAACTTACAGTTGATATACCTAAATTGAACCCATTGGCAACTTTGACTAGTAAATCTAGGAAATTAGATTTTGTTCATCACGCTGAGAAATGGTTACAAAAGCATAAAACAAGTGAACCTATCCCATCAGATGTTcctattttaaaatataataaaagaagaCTTAGTGACTCTAATACTAAAAAACAGAAGACTCCAGATTTGAGGAATGGAAAAACAGttgaaaatttgaaaacttCTAACCTCAGTtctaatgataataataaacgTCAATATCTTCATAATACACGAGAAGAACTGGAGTTTAAGGAAAGGGAAGTTTCATCTCAATCAGATCTTCTAAAAAAGATTAGAGCAAAATCCAAGAGATCAGAAGCTTTATTAGAACAAAGACAACGTCAATATGAGCAGTTTTTAGCTGTGAAAATGAGACACattcttaaaattatttccaGCCTACCTTGGGACAAACCATACACTATCACAAGTTTAACTTCATTAATTGTAGATAGTTTACAAGATAGTAATAACCCTATTGGCTTAACGGAAACGGAAGATATATTGCTtagatttcaaaaattaattccAGATATGATGGGAATCTATTCAGTTGCTGGTGGGTTAAAGGTATTTAAGTGGTCTTATTTAGACAAAGAATTGGTCGAAAAAAGATTAGaagatttcaaaaaaataaaaactatATTGGTATggaataaataa